GTCCCGGCTTCGGGGCGTCCTACTTGTAGCGGTATACGATCCGCCCGCGGCTCAGGTCGTAGGGCGACAGCTCCACCGTCACTTTGTCGCCCGGAAGGATGCGAATGAAGTGCATCCGCATCTTTCCCGAGATATGGGCCAGCACCTTGTGTCCGTTCTCCAATTCCACGCGGAACATCGCGTTGGGCAACGGCTCGATCACGGTTCCCTCGACCTGAATGCCCTCTTCCTTGGCCAACCGCACCCCCTTCAGCCAGAGAGCCCATCGGGGTCGGAGAGAATCACCGGCCCCGTCCCCCCCACCGCCACGGTGTGCTCGAAATGCGCGCTCAGGCTCCCATCCCGCGTGGCAATGGTCCATCCGTCGCTTCCCGTCACGACCTCGGCGCCGCCGATGTTCACCATCGGCTCGATCGCCAGCACCTGCCCCACCATCAGCCGCGGGCCACGGCCCGGCGCCCCGTAGTTGGGCACCTGCGGCTCCTCGTGCATCTCGCGTCCGATCCCGTGTCCCACCAGCTCGCGCACCACCGAGAAACCCGCCGCTTCGACGTGCGACTGCACCGCGTGCGAGATGTCGCCGATCCGTCCTCCCGGCCGCGCCTGGGCGATGCCCCGGTCCAGCGCCTCGCGCGTCACCTTCAGCAGGCGCTGCGCCTGCTCGCTCACCTCACCCACCGGGAACGTCCACGCCGCGTCGCCGTGGTAACCCTCGAGCTCGACGCCCACGT
The genomic region above belongs to Candidatus Eisenbacteria bacterium and contains:
- the infA gene encoding translation initiation factor IF-1; translated protein: MAKEEGIQVEGTVIEPLPNAMFRVELENGHKVLAHISGKMRMHFIRILPGDKVTVELSPYDLSRGRIVYRYK
- the map gene encoding type I methionyl aminopeptidase, whose product is MSDVAVHLRDRDEVEAIRAAAQVVARTLQLMHREVRPGVTTIELDRLAEEFIRSHGGRPSFKGYRGFPASICSSVNDQVVHGIPGPRELREGDIVGIDVGVELEGYHGDAAWTFPVGEVSEQAQRLLKVTREALDRGIAQARPGGRIGDISHAVQSHVEAAGFSVVRELVGHGIGREMHEEPQVPNYGAPGRGPRLMVGQVLAIEPMVNIGGAEVVTGSDGWTIATRDGSLSAHFEHTVAVGGTGPVILSDPDGLSG